A stretch of Gymnodinialimonas phycosphaerae DNA encodes these proteins:
- the cysE gene encoding serine O-acetyltransferase: MARTQKHVSEVDPVWRRITEEAQAAVDSEPLLGGLVHACVLHHPSLENALAYRVAQKLASSEMSEQLLREIADEAFALDLRLGAQARADIVAVFDRDPACHRFLQPLMFFKGFQAITAYRVGHYLWREGRKDLAYFIQMRVSEVFGVDIHPAARVGQGIMIDHAHSIVIGETAVVGDNVSMLHSVTLGGTGKEEEDRHPKIGDGVLIGAGAKVLGNIEVGHCSRIAAGSVVLHPVPPMKTVAGVPAKIVGEAGCDQPSLAMDHLFGGPATGL, from the coding sequence ATGGCGCGCACCCAAAAACATGTCAGCGAAGTCGATCCGGTCTGGCGCCGGATCACGGAAGAGGCGCAGGCGGCCGTCGATTCCGAGCCATTGCTCGGGGGGCTGGTTCACGCCTGCGTCCTTCACCACCCCTCCCTTGAAAATGCGCTGGCTTACCGCGTCGCGCAAAAACTGGCATCCTCCGAGATGTCCGAGCAGCTTCTGCGCGAGATTGCGGATGAGGCATTCGCCTTGGATCTGCGGCTTGGGGCGCAGGCGCGCGCGGATATCGTGGCGGTCTTCGATCGCGATCCCGCCTGCCACCGGTTCTTGCAACCCTTGATGTTTTTCAAGGGTTTCCAGGCGATTACGGCTTACCGCGTCGGCCACTACCTGTGGCGCGAGGGGCGCAAGGACCTGGCCTATTTCATCCAGATGCGTGTGTCCGAAGTCTTTGGCGTCGATATCCACCCCGCGGCTCGCGTGGGCCAGGGCATCATGATCGATCACGCCCATTCCATCGTGATCGGAGAGACAGCCGTCGTGGGCGACAATGTTTCCATGCTGCATTCCGTCACTTTGGGCGGCACCGGCAAGGAAGAGGAAGACCGCCATCCCAAGATCGGAGATGGCGTGTTGATCGGGGCAGGGGCGAAGGTCTTGGGCAACATCGAGGTTGGCCATTGTTCGCGCATTGCCGCGGGGTCGGTTGTTCTGCATCCCGTACCGCCGATGAAGACCGTGGCAGGCGTGCCCGCCAAGATCGTGGGCGAGGCGGGCTGTGATCAGCCGTCGCTGGCGATGGATCACCTGTTTGGCGGACCCGCAACGGGGCTCTGA
- a CDS encoding baseplate multidomain protein megatron, with amino-acid sequence MATLLLSAAGAAVGGLIQAPILGMTGAVLGRAVGATIGRVIDQRLMGTGSDPIEVGQTDRLRITGAGEGAPIAQLYGRMRLGGHVIWATQFQERANTSGSGKGAPPQPQTTTYSYSVSLAVALCEGEISRVGRIWADGVEIDREAMTWRLYKGTKNQMPDPLLEAVEGDGAVPAYRGTAYIVFEDLDLSPYGNRVPQFAFEVVRPAQPEVPHVPSAAESVRAVALMPGTGEYALATTPVSRRVGLASGSSSNVSAEGGVTDFAQSLGHLRDTLPNLESVSLIYSWFGDDLRAGQCIVRPKVEQRDYDGLEMAWRAGGINRQMAEEIAQVDGRPVYGGTPADGSVLEAIEAIHAGGQEVTFYPFLLMEMLEGNGLPDPYGGAEQVALPWRGRITGELAPGQVGSPDGTAANRLAVEAFFGTATASDFSTGLAGVQYSGPQEWSYSRFILHCAALCAQAGGVEAFCIGSEMRGLTQMRDDQGFPAVEAYIALAAEVRALLPDAKITYAADWSEYFGYHPQDGSGDVFFHLDALWGDDNIDMIAIDNYMPISDWRDGTEHLDYEKGPIHALDYLKSAVEGGEGYDWYYTGPEAEAAQRRESITDGMDEPWIFRFKDLRNWWDQPHSNRIDGVRIRDLPILGEPAFEAKGWASGYWVRLFNHKISVLAGMDPITYYGSATVQTLPTEGDVLQVSGSYLTASERGYRPIVPGQEVRVTIRMRLLAEPDDGQPHQTNVYLAFNRANGNPGGAHLLITAAGQTVADGWVEHTATVVPEDMVGVGSVWPDSIHWRLMLALNGPTSGSPDGAIIQVSEVNVSVENGYTDWVPRSKPIWFTEFGCAAIDKGTNQPNRFLDPKSSESGIPKYSNGRRDDLIQAQYLRAIMDYWAEEGRNPQSDQYDGPMLDMGRAHAWAWDARVWPTFPNDRERWSDGVNWARGHWLTGRLDAQPLDLVVAEICEEAGVTNYDVSGLYGLVRGHVSAQTQSARARLQPLMLAYGFHAVERDGKIVFLPVPEHPQHVISAPLTARDDDGEGGFTHVRAPEAETVGRLRIGYTEAEGAYDDKVAEAIFPGDGADQVNDVDLPLALTTAEGQGMAERWLAEGRVAQDTLRFALPPSERVVGAGALIATEDGHTWRVDRVEDRGFRQMEAVRVEPSAAIPSDEVEEVASFEAFVPPLPVTPIFLDLPLLTGDEVEHAPHLAVAADPWPGSAAVYSAPSANGFTLNKLVKQPAIVGTLLQPMFAQAPGVWDRSGAVQIRLETGSLSSAEVASVLAGANVAAIGSGEDDVWEVMQFAQATLVGPDTWEIGLRLRGQQGTDAVMPDVWPVGSVFVLLNGAVGQVELASSARGLERYWRVGPARRSVDDASYTEKVVAFHGIGLRPYSPVHLRAPRNGAGRDVSWIRRSRIDADTWDGTDVPLGEASEQYILRVTDATTIRREEVLSAPTFTYTDAMRASDGTLPDYSIEVAQVSERFGAGPIARIQIND; translated from the coding sequence ATGGCAACCCTTCTCCTTTCAGCAGCCGGCGCCGCAGTGGGCGGCCTGATCCAGGCTCCGATTCTGGGCATGACCGGCGCTGTCCTGGGTCGCGCGGTGGGTGCGACCATCGGGCGGGTCATCGACCAGCGCCTCATGGGCACCGGCTCGGACCCGATCGAGGTGGGCCAGACGGATCGTCTTCGGATCACCGGCGCGGGCGAAGGTGCGCCGATTGCGCAGCTTTATGGGCGTATGCGTTTGGGTGGCCACGTCATCTGGGCGACGCAGTTCCAGGAGCGCGCCAACACAAGCGGCAGCGGTAAGGGCGCGCCGCCGCAGCCGCAAACCACGACCTATTCCTATAGCGTCAGCCTTGCCGTCGCCCTGTGCGAGGGCGAGATTTCACGCGTGGGCCGGATCTGGGCGGACGGGGTCGAGATCGACCGTGAAGCGATGACGTGGCGGCTTTACAAGGGCACGAAAAACCAGATGCCCGACCCCCTGCTTGAGGCCGTGGAAGGCGATGGCGCCGTGCCTGCCTATCGGGGCACCGCCTATATCGTCTTCGAGGATCTCGATCTGTCGCCATACGGCAATCGCGTGCCGCAGTTTGCCTTTGAGGTAGTGCGCCCTGCGCAGCCCGAGGTCCCCCATGTCCCGAGCGCGGCGGAATCTGTTCGGGCTGTCGCCTTGATGCCGGGCACGGGCGAATATGCACTGGCCACGACGCCGGTCAGCCGCCGCGTGGGGTTGGCTTCGGGCTCTTCCAGCAACGTGAGCGCGGAGGGGGGCGTCACCGATTTTGCTCAATCCCTTGGGCATTTGCGGGACACGCTGCCCAATCTCGAGTCAGTCTCGTTAATCTACTCCTGGTTCGGCGATGACCTGCGGGCCGGCCAGTGCATTGTGCGTCCGAAAGTCGAGCAGAGGGATTATGACGGCTTGGAGATGGCGTGGCGTGCGGGCGGGATCAACCGCCAGATGGCCGAAGAGATCGCGCAGGTCGACGGACGCCCGGTCTATGGCGGGACGCCTGCGGATGGCTCGGTGCTGGAGGCGATCGAGGCGATTCACGCGGGCGGCCAAGAGGTCACTTTTTATCCGTTTCTGTTGATGGAGATGTTGGAAGGCAACGGCCTTCCGGACCCCTACGGCGGAGCGGAACAGGTCGCTTTGCCGTGGCGTGGGCGGATCACCGGCGAGCTGGCGCCGGGACAGGTGGGATCGCCGGACGGGACGGCGGCCAACCGCCTTGCGGTGGAAGCCTTCTTTGGGACCGCCACCGCGTCTGATTTCAGCACCGGTCTTGCGGGCGTCCAATACAGTGGCCCCCAGGAATGGAGCTACAGCCGCTTCATTTTGCACTGCGCCGCCTTGTGCGCACAGGCGGGCGGAGTGGAGGCGTTCTGCATCGGTTCCGAAATGCGCGGACTGACGCAGATGCGCGACGATCAAGGCTTCCCGGCGGTGGAGGCCTATATCGCACTGGCCGCCGAAGTGCGCGCGTTGCTGCCCGACGCCAAGATCACTTATGCCGCTGATTGGTCGGAGTATTTTGGCTATCACCCGCAAGATGGCTCGGGCGATGTCTTCTTCCACCTTGATGCGCTTTGGGGGGACGACAACATCGATATGATCGCCATCGACAACTACATGCCGATAAGCGATTGGCGCGATGGGACGGAACATCTGGATTACGAGAAAGGGCCGATCCACGCACTTGATTATCTGAAGTCCGCCGTCGAAGGCGGCGAGGGGTATGACTGGTACTACACAGGCCCCGAGGCCGAAGCGGCGCAGCGGCGTGAGTCGATCACCGACGGCATGGATGAGCCGTGGATCTTCCGCTTCAAGGATCTGCGCAATTGGTGGGATCAGCCCCATTCCAACCGCATCGACGGAGTTCGTATACGCGACTTGCCGATCCTGGGAGAGCCCGCTTTCGAAGCCAAAGGGTGGGCCTCTGGGTATTGGGTACGGCTGTTCAACCACAAGATCTCGGTCCTCGCGGGGATGGATCCGATTACTTATTATGGCTCGGCCACCGTGCAGACTCTGCCGACCGAGGGCGATGTGCTGCAGGTTTCGGGCTCGTACCTGACGGCGTCCGAGCGGGGCTACCGCCCGATCGTGCCGGGGCAGGAGGTGCGCGTCACGATCCGGATGCGTCTATTGGCGGAACCTGACGATGGGCAACCTCATCAGACCAACGTTTACCTGGCGTTCAACCGCGCAAACGGCAATCCGGGTGGTGCACATCTGCTGATTACGGCGGCTGGACAGACGGTGGCGGATGGTTGGGTAGAGCACACCGCCACGGTCGTGCCGGAAGACATGGTCGGTGTCGGCTCGGTTTGGCCGGACTCGATCCATTGGCGATTGATGCTGGCCCTGAACGGGCCGACCAGCGGTTCGCCCGATGGGGCGATCATTCAGGTCTCGGAAGTCAATGTGTCGGTCGAGAACGGCTACACCGATTGGGTGCCACGGTCCAAACCGATCTGGTTCACCGAGTTCGGCTGCGCGGCGATCGACAAGGGCACCAACCAGCCCAACCGTTTCCTTGATCCCAAATCATCCGAGAGCGGCATCCCCAAGTACTCAAACGGGCGCCGCGATGATCTGATCCAGGCACAATACCTGCGCGCCATCATGGATTACTGGGCGGAGGAGGGACGAAACCCACAATCCGATCAATATGATGGGCCGATGCTGGACATGGGCCGCGCCCATGCCTGGGCGTGGGATGCGCGGGTTTGGCCGACGTTCCCCAATGACCGGGAGCGCTGGAGCGATGGCGTGAACTGGGCACGGGGGCATTGGTTGACGGGCCGATTGGATGCGCAGCCGTTGGACCTTGTGGTTGCGGAAATCTGCGAAGAGGCGGGCGTGACGAACTACGACGTCTCGGGGCTTTACGGGTTGGTTCGGGGTCATGTCTCGGCCCAGACGCAAAGCGCACGGGCACGGTTGCAACCGCTGATGCTGGCCTATGGTTTCCACGCCGTTGAGCGTGACGGCAAGATTGTCTTCCTGCCCGTGCCCGAACACCCTCAACACGTGATTTCCGCACCGTTGACGGCGCGTGACGACGATGGAGAGGGCGGCTTCACCCATGTCCGCGCGCCAGAGGCCGAGACGGTCGGTCGCCTGCGCATCGGCTATACCGAGGCAGAGGGCGCCTATGACGACAAGGTGGCCGAGGCGATTTTCCCCGGCGATGGGGCAGATCAGGTCAACGACGTTGACCTGCCGCTGGCGTTGACGACCGCCGAAGGGCAGGGCATGGCAGAGCGTTGGCTGGCGGAGGGCCGTGTAGCGCAAGACACACTGCGCTTTGCGCTGCCGCCGTCCGAGCGCGTAGTAGGTGCGGGCGCCTTGATCGCCACGGAAGACGGCCACACCTGGCGGGTGGATCGTGTAGAAGATCGGGGCTTTCGGCAGATGGAGGCGGTGCGGGTCGAACCTTCGGCCGCGATCCCGTCGGACGAGGTGGAAGAGGTGGCGAGTTTCGAGGCTTTCGTGCCGCCCTTGCCGGTGACGCCGATCTTCCTCGACCTACCACTTTTGACCGGAGATGAGGTCGAACACGCGCCGCATCTGGCCGTTGCCGCAGATCCTTGGCCGGGTTCCGCCGCCGTCTATTCGGCGCCATCGGCAAATGGTTTCACGCTCAACAAATTGGTGAAGCAACCGGCGATCGTGGGCACGCTTTTGCAGCCGATGTTCGCGCAGGCGCCGGGCGTGTGGGACCGCTCAGGTGCGGTGCAGATCCGCTTGGAAACGGGGAGCTTGTCCTCGGCAGAGGTCGCCTCGGTTCTAGCGGGGGCAAATGTGGCTGCCATCGGATCGGGCGAGGATGACGTCTGGGAGGTGATGCAGTTCGCGCAAGCCACTCTGGTCGGCCCGGACACCTGGGAGATCGGCCTGAGGTTGCGGGGCCAGCAGGGCACGGACGCGGTTATGCCGGATGTCTGGCCCGTGGGGAGCGTGTTCGTGCTTCTGAATGGGGCTGTCGGGCAGGTGGAACTGGCCAGCTCTGCCCGCGGGTTGGAGCGCTATTGGCGCGTGGGTCCCGCCCGCCGGTCTGTCGATGATGCCAGCTACACGGAAAAGGTTGTGGCGTTTCATGGTATTGGCCTGAGGCCCTACAGCCCGGTGCACTTGCGCGCGCCCCGCAACGGCGCGGGCCGTGACGTCAGCTGGATCCGCCGCTCGCGGATCGACGCGGATACGTGGGACGGCACCGACGTGCCGCTGGGCGAGGCGTCCGAGCAGTACATTCTACGCGTCACGGACGCCACGACGATCCGCCGGGAAGAGGTGCTGAGCGCGCCGACTTTCACCTACACCGACGCGATGCGCGCCAGCGATGGCACGCTTCCAGACTACTCCATCGAGGTTGCTCAAGTCTCCGAACGGTTCGGGGCGGGGCCCATTGCAAGGATTCAGATCAATGACTGA
- a CDS encoding DUF2793 domain-containing protein, which translates to MTDTPELALPLLAPAQAQKHVTVNEALVRLDGLAQLRLQSVTQTTPPAALDGFAYGVPSGAVNAWAGQEGSVAIASGGGWVFVPAQRGWRAVVLDAGSLAIFDGAAWRIGAQTLTPGGASVALTSAEFDVPLTAGTSVTTPVLFPARAIAYGITGRVTSAITGAATTWDIGVTGDLQRYGAGLGVALNSWVSGPAAPQVYWAPSALEITAQGGNFAGGSIRLVAHYATLALPDPV; encoded by the coding sequence ATGACTGACACACCCGAACTGGCCCTGCCGCTGCTGGCGCCCGCACAAGCACAAAAGCATGTCACCGTGAACGAGGCGCTGGTGCGCCTGGACGGGTTGGCGCAATTGCGCCTGCAATCGGTGACGCAAACCACGCCGCCAGCCGCCTTGGACGGCTTCGCCTACGGGGTGCCCTCGGGTGCGGTGAATGCCTGGGCAGGGCAGGAGGGCTCGGTCGCCATCGCGTCGGGCGGGGGCTGGGTTTTCGTGCCCGCGCAACGCGGCTGGCGTGCAGTGGTTCTGGACGCCGGATCGCTGGCGATTTTCGACGGGGCAGCATGGCGGATCGGGGCGCAGACGTTGACGCCGGGCGGCGCCTCGGTCGCGCTGACGTCGGCCGAGTTCGATGTGCCCCTGACCGCCGGCACAAGCGTAACCACGCCGGTGCTTTTCCCTGCGCGTGCAATTGCTTACGGGATCACCGGGCGCGTAACCTCGGCCATCACTGGCGCGGCCACGACGTGGGACATCGGTGTGACCGGTGATTTGCAGCGCTATGGCGCAGGCCTTGGGGTGGCGTTGAATTCCTGGGTCAGCGGGCCGGCCGCGCCGCAGGTCTATTGGGCACCTAGCGCACTGGAAATCACGGCCCAGGGCGGAAACTTCGCGGGCGGCTCGATCCGCCTTGTCGCCCATTACGCGACGCTGGCGTTGCCGGATCCTGTGTAA